The Pungitius pungitius chromosome 14, fPunPun2.1, whole genome shotgun sequence genome contains the following window.
cagcacttttttttttaaatgattcaattGCTGTCTTTATAAATGTGTCCAATTGATTTACAAACCTTTCCTGGGCCTTCTTCTCACCTCCGTGGCGCGTCCGTGTTTCCCCGCTCCCGATGCCTTCCCCACGTCACATTCCACGAACGTGTAAAAAGTAAACTTGGATTGAAAACAATACACATACATTTGGACCATGAGACCTTCTAAAGCGTTGCAACCAGCTCCGCATTTTTATGGGATCGTAATGTGGAGGGTCTGTGGACCAGGGTCCTGCTCTCTGACTCAGTAATCCACGAGGTTGAGAGGTTTGCCTCATTTACATAATGTTAGAGGTCTGGGGCCGAGGCCTACCTTTCTTTTCGCCGTGAAAAGACACCATGCTGCCGAGGAGAGACGAGTGGAAAAGGCGCACAGACGTCTGGACAAGTGCGGGACTATTTGCAGGTATGAGATGTTTCTTTAATTCAAGAaaaaggttgttgttgttgttgttgctgtttttattgttgataCTGTGATCGAAATAAGGCAGCATTTGGTTTAAACCTGTTTACTTTTAGGCAAGCAGCACCACCACATTTGGGTAGTTTTCTGTCAACCCCAGCTGATTTTGGAATACGCACGCACTGTTTGCTTTACTTCAACAACATTAAGTTCCAACCACTCCACGTTAAATCCTCTGTGGAATCCAGGCATCCGTTtgctataaaaataaaaataaaaaaaaacccagaagatATTTGATATAGAATATTTATTACAATCAGGCTATATCAACTTAACCGGAGATTGGTGTTCTTGATGCGTCCCTTTAATTGATGGCTGACCAAGTCACGTCTTCAACTGATCAATTACGGCAGGCAGCTACTTGCTGCCATGCCATGCTAAATTACATTAGTGGCTTCATGGAGACGAGTGCTTCCTTCCTCTAATAAAGGAAGATGAGAACACGTTTCACGTGTAGAAAATAAGCCCAAGACagaacacctgctgctgctgctgctgctgctgctgcctgctgtTGAtgaagatagaaaaaaaaaaaaaaaaaaaacatcatcagtATTATAATTTCAGCCTTTTATTGGCATGGTGTTCTATCCCTCTCAATTATTGAATGGTTATGAGCTATGCGTTCTAGATCCATAAAGGACACATGTTAGGCTTTAATGGGGAGCTACATTAAGTGCTGTTCATTATTGCAGTGTGTAGtagctcttttctcttttgaccCCCCCGTTGTGtgtctcttcctctgattcTTCCCCTGGCGCCAGTCAGTTTGCTCAGAGATTACATGTCAGGTCAACACTGCAAGGGGTTATTTGTTGCTTATAGGGACCAGACTTGAGGGTTTTCAATGCTTTACAATATTGTCTTCCAATTACATGCAGTCTGATAAATGATATATATTTGGAACAAATTGTTAAAATCACGATGTATCCTATTTCACATCGACGAAAAAGAGGAATtggtgtgagaaaaaaaatatatgagcCTTAAATACAACCCAATAATCCCGTATATTATATAATAAGCCTGGTTATATTATATAACATGCCTGGTTGTGAATTTAAGGTGGCTATATACTCACAGGCTGGATCATTATTTCAGTTCCCTTTGAGCATTTCATCATTTCGAGCTAATTTGGACTTTCTTTCTTGTCCCTTTCTTTCTGGTGGGGAAAAATGATGCTTAAGAAGCATAAATGAGGCGGCCACACAACTTCATTGTGCCTCTTTGATGATACTCGGTGGCCCTTGTGTCTGTTCAAAGTGCTCTCAAAGTTTTCTAGAAAGAGTGGAATTCCCCACTGACGCAAAATAGTCATATGTGGTTAGATCAGCTGATCCGCACAACATAATGGGTTATTCTCACCTGTTTATGGCTGTCAGAAAAGACATAACCGCATATGTGTGGTGCATCGTTTTATTCACACATAAGCAGCTTTATAGGGAGCAATGTGTATCTGCGTGAATTATTTCCCTAAAATGTCAATGAGTTATTGTTTGATGGTTTAGCAGCTTTGCTCCGCCCCCTGTGTTTGTCGTAAACCTGGCTCCTGGCTCCAATAAACCCGGGCTAAGAGCGCCCTGGGCTCGCCTCCTTCTCCAAGGCGATCAATAGGATCTCAGGCGCTCTACAAGCACTCTCTTACGTAGACGTCCACTAAGGAGAGAGCCGATACAACAACACGGTTGATCTGCTCCAACACAAAAAATCTACCTGCTTTCTGAATCATGTCGTTGAGCCCAAAGCACACTACGCCTTTTTCAGTGACAGATATTTTGAGTCCAATCGAGGAGACCTACAAGAAGTTTAGTGCCATGGACGGCGCAGGGAACCTAACCTCTCCACTGGGAGCCTACCGACAGCCTCAGGTGCAGACCGGCATGCAGCAGCACTCCATGGGCCACAACGCCGTGGCCACCACGTACCACATGCCGCACGCCGTCTCCCAGTTCTCCCACAGCGCGATGGGGGGATACTGCAATGGAAGCATTGGCAACATGGGAGACCTCCCGTCGTACCAGGAAAGCATGCGGAATAGTGCAGCAACAGGGTGGTACAGCTCCAACCCCGATCCAAGATACTCCACAAGTAAGTTGTTTATTCCATTTATGCACGTTttctcttgtttatttatttgtgaatgataaatacatgtttttaccggaaaagagggggagaaagcgcgcctaatataatatgtatatcGCTTTCCAAAAATTTATTTTCGGGGGCTAACAATAACACGTTAATACAAATAGTGTGCACACTTTTAGGAcatgtttaattttaaatgttttttactcGTTAACTGGAAATGAGATCATCATTTAATGTCTGTTCGACTTCTTTACTTATCTCAAAGTAATATCCAGCtgtatttgttattattattattattattatttttatttgttattatttgttattatgCTGAATATTATTCGTGTTGTTATCAAGTGTGTTTTGTCAAGCTACTGCTTTCAAGCTTTTCATAATGATCAGCCAATAATCGATCAAGACTATTTCAGGCGGAACAGTGTTCTCGTCTTCTATTTATTGAACgcacatatatgtatgtatatttttaagtTTCTAGATTCATGGGACCTTCCACAGGTATGAACATGTCCGGCATGGGGGGTCTCTCGGGAATGGCTGACGCGACCAAATCCATGCCAGTCCTCCACGCTGCGCCCAGGCGGAAACGGCGCGTCCTGTTCTCGCAGGCTCAGGTCTACGAGCTGGAGAGGAGGTTCAAGCAGCAGAAATACCTGTCGGCGCCCGAGAGGGAGCACCTGGCCAGCATGATCCACCTGACGCCGACCCAGGTGAAGATCTGGTTTCAGAACCACCGGTACAAGATGAAGCGACAGGCCAAGGACAAGGcaacgcagcagctgcagcagcagcagcagcaacaggacGGTAACCTGTGCCAGCAGCAGGCGCAGTCCCCGAGGCGCGTGGCCGTGCCGGTGCTGGTGAAGGACGGTAAACCGTGCCAGAACGGCTCCAACACGCCGACGCCGAACCAGCAACAGGTGCAACAgagccagcagcagagccagcagCAGAACGGGGCCGGAGTTGTGCTCGCTTCCCCGACCAGCAGCCTCGGCCAGCACCAAAGCCAGCAGCAGGTGAACGCTTTGGACCTGGAGGAGATGTCTCCCAGCCCCCCCTCACTGCACAGCCAGCTCAACATGGCCCAGATAGACACATCTGCTGTAGATTACACCAGTAACATGGTGAGCTCAAACCTCCTCTACGGCAGAACGTGGTAGGACTGAAAGCAGTACTGTCACTTTTTCTATGTGAACCTGCGGATGAGCCCATGCAagaatacatacatttaaatatatctatatctatatatacatttatatatataatatgtgtgtatatatatatatgcatatatatgtatgtgtattcaGACACGCACATATGAACACAACATATGAAGGCTGATACCGTGGGCCCTTTGCTTTGGAGGAGACGAGGCGCACAGAGGCGCACCAGCTGATCAGGGCACATTTTCTTGACATCTCTGAGAGGGGAGTCTATTTTTGAACATTACAGAAATGGCTGCCCTTGAAAGCAATTACGTCGTTTCTGGACCTTTTGTAATCCATGTTTTGGACCTTCCTCATGATGTTTTAAACGTAGTCTATGTTGTTGAAACGAAAAGGAATGCTGCTTCACTTGTTCGGACCGGGGGAGGGGAAAGGTGGGATCAGGTTTGAAGTATAAGCCACCACTTCTTATTTACGGGGATAACCTGATATTTTATCATATTAATATTGTAAACTAATGTATTCCTTTAGACTTATTAAATAAAGTAGGGAATTGTATATCTGGCTAACACACAAGAATGCGGTTAACTGTGTAATAATAATCGTTATTGCGTCCACTTCtatgttttctttattcttttgtaagttaaaaaggaacaaatgcgTGATGGCTGCTGTATATGTTTCAAAAACCAAGTGAACGTTAACAATAAATAACTTGAAGTGTGAGAGCTATATTTGAGgaagtaatttttttaaaaaagggatcTGTTTtagagtgcaatttcattatGTTGTGATTGAGACCAAATTGAGACGTAAAGCAGAGTCGAAGAGGGAGCCAGCATTGTTCAGGTGACATTTTGGAGGGCTGCCTTTCATGGAGGACGTCTGCAGGATGTCAAGACAGGGACTAACGCTTTCCTAGTAGTGACATTCATTCATGCATTGGTGTATTAATATAAATAGTTTCTTATGAAAAAAATTAATAACATTACTATGTCTAATAGGCCCAGAGGTTCGTTTTGCCGGTTCAATTTTATCCTTCATAAAATAcataattatttaataataatgaataatatccAAAGGGATTGAGTACATGCCTTGCATTATTCTAATACTCAAGTTAATTACATTATTaatcttgttttattattattattattattaccattattattattatgatcccAAACTGTCGTTTTTTGTATCAACATTAAATAAACATTCCCTACAAATTAGTTACAAAAAACATACCTAAAATTAAAAAGATGCTTTTAAATTTAACTTAGTCTATTTTTACTTGCTTTTTGCTGAATGTGAGAGCTGGATGGgagtctgttgtgttttttttgttttgtctttaagtTTGTTTTTTGAGTATTGACAATAAGGTTTAACCAACTTTTNNNNNNNNNNNNNNNNNNNNNNNNNNNNNNNNNNNNNNNNNNNNNNNNNNNNNNNNNNNNNNNNNNNNNNNNNNNNNNNNNNNNNNNNNNNNNNNNNNNNNNNNNNNNNNNNNNNNNNNNNNNNNNNNNNNNNNNNNNNNNNNNNNNNNNNNNNNNNNNNNNNNNNNNNNNNNNNNNNNNNNNNNNNNNNNNNNNNNNNNATCTGTAAAGCTTATTAAGGCCCTAGTCATTGCTATGCAAAGCAGCACCCAGTGCCTTTCTCTCGCTTTTCAGCCGAGTGCAGTGTTTGGCCAATGGGACTGGCCCCCCGCCTCTCATTCTGCATTCATAACATGCAACATTTGCACAATGTATCTCTCAAAGGCCCTGAATAGAAGGCCTTAATACTCATGTAAACAACTGCAAACCAATTACTTAATGAATCGGGCCCACACATAATGAGGAGCCTCACAAAGGgctataaatgcattttttgcacCAAAGCCTCTGCTTTAAACTACAATCCCTCTGCTGTGGTCCAGGCTTAACGGGCAAATCATAATTATTGTCTAAGACAACAGAGAGGAAGCCATTTCTGGATTTCCAGCCCAGCTCCATCCCTAACCCTTTTGATGTCACTCATCAGCTCGCTgacaaaataaagcaaataatTAACAAGtagggtgtgtgtgtcgggCGGGTTG
Protein-coding sequences here:
- the nkx2.4a gene encoding NK2 homeobox 4a isoform X1 yields the protein MLPRRDEWKRRTDVWTSAGLFAVTDILSPIEETYKKFSAMDGAGNLTSPLGAYRQPQVQTGMQQHSMGHNAVATTYHMPHAVSQFSHSAMGGYCNGSIGNMGDLPSYQESMRNSAATGWYSSNPDPRYSTISRFMGPSTGMNMSGMGGLSGMADATKSMPVLHAAPRRKRRVLFSQAQVYELERRFKQQKYLSAPEREHLASMIHLTPTQVKIWFQNHRYKMKRQAKDKATQQLQQQQQQQDGNLCQQQAQSPRRVAVPVLVKDGKPCQNGSNTPTPNQQQVQQSQQQSQQQNGAGVVLASPTSSLGQHQSQQQVNALDLEEMSPSPPSLHSQLNMAQIDTSAVDYTSNMVSSNLLYGRTW
- the nkx2.4a gene encoding NK2 homeobox 4a isoform X2, with the protein product MLPRRDEWKRRTDVWTSAGLFAVTDILSPIEETYKKFSAMDGAGNLTSPLGAYRQPQVQTGMQQHSMGHNAVATTYHMPHAVSQFSHSAMGGYCNGSIGNMGDLPSYQESMRNSAATGWYSSNPDPRYSTSMNMSGMGGLSGMADATKSMPVLHAAPRRKRRVLFSQAQVYELERRFKQQKYLSAPEREHLASMIHLTPTQVKIWFQNHRYKMKRQAKDKATQQLQQQQQQQDGNLCQQQAQSPRRVAVPVLVKDGKPCQNGSNTPTPNQQQVQQSQQQSQQQNGAGVVLASPTSSLGQHQSQQQVNALDLEEMSPSPPSLHSQLNMAQIDTSAVDYTSNMVSSNLLYGRTW
- the nkx2.4a gene encoding NK2 homeobox 4a isoform X3, whose product is MSLSPKHTTPFSVTDILSPIEETYKKFSAMDGAGNLTSPLGAYRQPQVQTGMQQHSMGHNAVATTYHMPHAVSQFSHSAMGGYCNGSIGNMGDLPSYQESMRNSAATGWYSSNPDPRYSTISRFMGPSTGMNMSGMGGLSGMADATKSMPVLHAAPRRKRRVLFSQAQVYELERRFKQQKYLSAPEREHLASMIHLTPTQVKIWFQNHRYKMKRQAKDKATQQLQQQQQQQDGNLCQQQAQSPRRVAVPVLVKDGKPCQNGSNTPTPNQQQVQQSQQQSQQQNGAGVVLASPTSSLGQHQSQQQVNALDLEEMSPSPPSLHSQLNMAQIDTSAVDYTSNMVSSNLLYGRTW